A stretch of DNA from Candidatus Methylomirabilota bacterium:
ATGTCGCTCGACCAGCTCCAGCACGGAGCGAGCCGGGGCGCCGAGCGCCGCCAGGTGATCGGGCACTCGCTGGCCTTCATCCTGGGCTTTTCGATGGTCTTCATCGGCATGGGCGCCTCGTTCAGCGCGCTCGGCCAGCTCCTGATCGAGCAGCGGGATCTGATCCGCCAGATCGGGGGCGTCCTCATCATCGTCTTCGGGCTGTACATCGCGGGAGCGCTGCCGCTCGGATGGCTCGGGCGGTACCGTCAGTTCCAGCTCCGCTCCAAGCCGGCCGGCTACGTGGGGTCCTGGCTGGTGGGCGTGACGTTCGCGATCGGCTGGACGCCCTGCGTCGGACCGATCCTCGGCTCCATCCTCTCGCTGGCCGGCACGGCCGAGACGGTCTCGACCGGGATCGCGCTCCTCGGCGCCTACTCGGCCGGTCTGGCCTTGCCGTTCTTTCTCTCTTCGCTGGCGCTCGGCGCCTTCCTGGTGGCGTTCCAGCGCTTTCGCCCGTGGATCCCCATCGTCGAGCGGACCGCCGGCGTGGTGCTCGTCATCGTCGGAATCCTGGTCCTGACCAACTACTTCATCGTCCTCAACTCGTACGCGATCGGCCTGACACCGGAGTGGCTCCTCAAGCGCCTCTAGGTCATTTCGGGGGGGTCTCGGAAGACCCCCCCGATGCCCCCCCTCCCGGGCCCACGCCCTTTGACAACCTAGGAGTGTGTCGGAGTAACGAGCGCCCAGGACCGAGCATGCTCTACACCGAGCAGCGGTCCGAGCGGCGGCTTCGCCGCCGCAACCCCTCCTGGGGGAGGTTTGGGAGGGGGCCGTCGAGGCCCCCTCCCATGATCTAGCGGCGGGCCAGGCTGAGCAGGCGGCGGTAGAGGCGCTCCCGCCGGGAGCCGGCCGGCACCGCTCGGACGCGCAGGCGGTGGAATCGCTCGAGCAGCTTCCAGCCGAGGCCGGCCTTGATGTCCGCCAGATGGGCGTCGAGCTGGGCGA
This window harbors:
- a CDS encoding cytochrome c biogenesis protein CcdA, with translation MQSVSMLVAFSAGIFSFLSPCVLPLFPSYLSFITGMSLDQLQHGASRGAERRQVIGHSLAFILGFSMVFIGMGASFSALGQLLIEQRDLIRQIGGVLIIVFGLYIAGALPLGWLGRYRQFQLRSKPAGYVGSWLVGVTFAIGWTPCVGPILGSILSLAGTAETVSTGIALLGAYSAGLALPFFLSSLALGAFLVAFQRFRPWIPIVERTAGVVLVIVGILVLTNYFIVLNSYAIGLTPEWLLKRL